Proteins encoded together in one Papaver somniferum cultivar HN1 unplaced genomic scaffold, ASM357369v1 unplaced-scaffold_21, whole genome shotgun sequence window:
- the LOC113339334 gene encoding transmembrane protein 45B-like codes for MGSFKGHVLPGTLFLLVGMWHIWSAIIRYVSNPKSFRVKPWNPIPGSDGSKLRNLELYVIAIGSFIDLCVELLYAPHLKFFVNGVLNPSHMNNFEHSGMLIMFFIFALIALLSQETSFLPLPDEALCLIAATAFSTEYFLFYFHSTNHKGLEGYYHLLLVILIGLCIISTVAGALIPTSFALDLSSGISITLQGLWFYQTAFTLYGPMMPEGCLLKGDNIVCKSLNNQVRGELLANFQLFSLVFGVFVGVVGFYGFAASRYGHSDLRRLVGVVDDGFDRD; via the exons ATGGGATCATTCAAAGGCCATGTATTACCAGGAACTTTATTCCTATTAGTAGGGATGTGGCATATATGGAGTGCAATAATCAGATACGTATCCAATCCAAAATCATTTAGGGTTAAACCTTGGAATCCAATTCCTGGTAGTGATGGTTCTAAATTGAGAAATCTAGAACTCTATGTCATAGCAATTGGATCTTTCATTGATTTGTGTGTTGAGCTTTTATACGCTCCTCATCTGAAATTCTTTGTCAATGGAGTCTTGAATCCGTCTCATATGAATAATTTTGAGCATTCTGGTATGCtcatcatgttcttcatctttgcTCTCATCGCTTTGTTATCTCAGGAAACCag TTTTTTACCTCTACCGGATGAAGCATTGTGTTTGATTGCTGCAACAGCATTTAGTACAGAGTATTTCTTATTCTATTTCCATTCAACTAATCATAAAGGTCTCGAAGGTTACTACCATCTCTTGTTAGTCATCCTCATTGGTCTCTGTATAATCTCAACAGTTGCTGGTGCTTTAATCCCAACTAGTTTCGCTCTTGATTTATCCTCTGGAATTTCTATTACTCTTCAAGGGCTTTGGTTTTACCAGACGGCTTTTACTCTTTACGGACCTATGATGCCAGAGGGTTGTTTGCTCAAGGGAGACAATATAGTGTGCAAGTCTCTCAACAATCAAGTTCGAGGAGAACTGCTCGCGAATTTTCAGCTTTTCAGCTTAGTTTTTGGTGTTtttgttggtgttgttggtttTTATGGTTTTGCTGCTTCAAGATATGGGCATTCAGATCTTAGAAGATTGGTCGGAGTTGTTGATGATGGGTTTGACAGAGATTAG